The Portunus trituberculatus isolate SZX2019 chromosome 33, ASM1759143v1, whole genome shotgun sequence DNA segment cgaagaagaagaagaagcaggagaagaataggaagagttaCGACTGATGGTTGGAGGCATTTTTCAAGACTGGGAATGTTAATCAAGTCTTTAAAGATGAAcaatgggaaagaagagaaggggcaGTTGTGAGCCTGGAGAGAGTCTGTAGTGGTGCTTAAACTGCCTTTGTGGGGGCGCGGGAGTGTTCTTCCTAGCGCTGGTGACGGAGTGGTGGGGCTTGTAAGGGTATGGGGGAGTTGAAGGACATGTTTTGACGTAGGAATGAAGTGGTTTTCAATAGTAGAGAGTGATTTTAATGGGGACTGAAGGAGCGGTGGGGCATCTTTGAAAGGAACGGAAAGTGTCAGGGTGGTTCGTGCACCACTTCACCAAACCATTCACTTGCCTTGCATGGTCCAGTGACTCGAGATTAAgatgaaatattataattattgccTTAAACCCACGAATGTTAGGTCCCTTAAACAGCTGCactttgcctgtgtgtgtgtgtgtgtgtgtgtgtgtgtgtgtgtgtgtgtgtgtgtgtgtgtgtgtgtgtgtgtgtgtgtgtgtgtgtgtgtgtgtgtgtgtgtgtgtcgtgaggggaaggggggtggGGATGTCTGCCGTTGTACCTACACACACTCAAGGTTCAGCGGCCGCAGGTCATGTGTCACGTGTGTCGGTCTTAGTTTTATGTGAGAGAATCAAGATAAACTATTGCCTTGTGATGGAGTCCTGACCAAAGGTTCAACCAGCGAGGCGCGGCCTCTCCAGCGTCACGGGGCCTCGAGGAGGACACTGGAACTGTTGGTGAGGGAGCAGCTACCCGGCGGCACTCCTCCCCTGGGTGGCGCCTCAGCCTCCGCCAGGACGATGCAGCGCGAGGGATGATGCAGCGGAGCCCGACGCCACCTACTCTACACGTGCCTAGTGAAGCTGGCGGGAGGGACTGCTGCCTACACACACTAGGAGAGGTTGGCACGGGCGAAACGGTGCATCGGTCAGTGAAGAGAAGAACCGGCGGGCAGCCCTTGGCGCCGCTGCCCGCCAGCAGGAAGCATCGGTCGGGCACCGGAAAGAGCGTTGGCACGACTCACATCTGGTCCACAGAGTAACACTCGCAAGTGTCGCCGCCGCCACGGCACGCGGTTCACCAGTCTCACTGTTTCCACATAAGAATATACTATATTAGCATCAAATTGCCAGTTCCTCTTTAAAATATTTTGGCAGTAATAAAAGTGTCATGAGCATCAGTATGAATGTCAAAGGCCAGTTCAATATGTTTGTGTCACAGACGAGTCACATTCACCGAGGGAACCGCGGACGAGGCGCGGATCACCCCGTGCTACATGTGCAGCTCCACGTGAGTCGCCTCGCCGTTCTGGGGCTGCGCGGCGCGCGCCAGACAGGACTGGGAGGTGACCGCGGTGCTCTTGGGGCTCTGCGACACGCCACTGCCACCCTCCGGTCCGCCCTCTCCTGCCGCCGCGCCGCTGTTGCCACTGGGCAGCGAGATGGTCCTTCCATAGTAACTGTTAGTGTCACCCGCCGTGCCGTTCATCTTCACTCGACTGATCACGCTGTGCCCGTTGGCGCGCCGCGTCACGTCAGCGCCGCCCACCAAAGGACTCACCTTGGTGGGCGTGTGAGGGACGCGCCCCGGACTGGCCCGCGGGCTGCGGCCCGGACTGTGGGCGGGACTGGCAGCAGGACTGGGGGTGCCACTGGTCTCCTCACGGATGGCACGCACGGTGGGTGGACTGGGCACCGTCTGGTCGCACTCCTTGATGGGGGACAGGTGCGGCGCGATGCTGGAGCGGACGCGGCGCCGCGAGGGCCTGGGACGAGGCAGAGGCATCGCTCgcacctcaccctcctcctccaccgagAATTCGCTCACCGCAGAGGACACCGTGCGGCTCAGGGAGCGCATCTGCGCCCTGGACCGCACGGATTGGATCTGCGGCAGCTGCGGTACTGACGAGATCCGAGCCGGGGGCGTCCTGGGTGCCGTGTTAGTAGGCGACACCATGTTGGACACGCCCCGCCCGCCCTGTTGCTGCGGCTGGAGGCGTGAGGTCTGGCCGTGGTGGGGGCTCTTCCCCACCCCCGGGGACCGAGCGTCCTCTGAAGGCGTTGTGGGGGAGAGTCCAGGTGTGGAGGCAGCGGAAGACCGGGGAGACctgatggctgtggtggtggtgttgagggaaTCGACGGATACGGTGGACAGAAGGGCGGTgtcggtggtggaggagggagtgatCTGGTTGTTTGGTGCTCGCCGAGTCACCGCCCAGCCACACACGGCGCCCTCCCTCTCCGCGGCGCCGTCCCGCCCGTAAGTGCTGAAGGAGTGCGCCGAGTTTGAGCCTCGCAGGTGGTGGCCGCGGATGTACTCGTAAGTGGTGAAGCCCAGGAATATGATGTAGGCATGGAAGGCCGCGAGGTGTACCAGCAAGACCTCCGCCACCAAGGCCACGGAGAACAACGTTGACAGCAGCCCGATGAAGGCGCCGTCGTAGACCAGAGCACCAAAGATGGAGAAGTGGCAGTAAGGCGCCCCCTCAGAGCACGTGAGGGAggcgtcgtcgtcatcgtcgtcgccAGCTCCAGACCTCCGCTGCGTGGCCTGCTGGGGTCTCGGTTCTTCCCACGGGGACAAGTACTCCTTCTTAAAGTAATAGAGAACAATCTCGGCGAGGCAGGTCCCCATAACTAAGAGGCAGGCCAGGATGGCTGTCAGGACGCAGGCCAGAAAGATACGGTAGTTGCGGCGACCCACGCAGTGGTTCAGCCACTTACAGTGGTGGTCGAACACGTCCACACATTTATTGCAGGCGCTGCAGTGCTTGGTCCTGCTGGAGGTGATCGTTATGTTGCACAGGTGGCACCGACCGTTCTCAATCACATGACTGTGCACGTTGCGATCAAACTCCGGCACCTGCTGGCGGTCCTTGCGCGCCCTCAGCTGCGGGTCAGCAGGGTCCAGGGCAAGGGCGAGGGCGTGTGTGAAGACGTGAACGACGAAGACCACGCCGGTGACCAGTGCAAGGGGTAAGGCCAGGCGAGAGTGGAGGGCGGGGAGGACGGCGCCGTACATGAGGGAGGTGAAGCTCACCATCACCAGCCACGCCAGCACCTGCTGCGGGTGGAGCGGCAGCTGGAGGCCGTGCACGCGGCGCACGCGGCGCGGGCCCGCCCACCACGGCCGCCCGTCACCCATCGcacaccaccatcgtcaccgcCCCTGCCCCTCCGTCCTTGGGCAGCACCCCACACCGGCCAGTGCCGCCCCCACCAGCAGGGTCCTCCACCAGGGCAGAAAAGGGCACTCAGGGGCGTGAACGGCGCTCTGCCCCGGCCCGGTTTAGGGAGGGCAGAGGGGTAGCCGCGGACAGCATGCTGGGTCACGCTGCACGGCCACGCCTCACATATaagcacacatacaaacacacagccGCACACTCACGGCACGGAACACTCCACAACAATGTTTCAAGTACAGTGTCTCTGTGGAACCTGCAAAGAAATACTGACCAATGAACACTGTCGTCGCAATGAGCTTGTCTGTTCATATTATGACATCACCGCGCACACTGTCTGGCGCGGCTCAAGGTGACAGCACATCACCACACAGGCAGCCCCGAGGGAGGCCATGCAAACACGCACGCCACTACCACTGCAGAGACACGCCAAGTCCCGCACCGCGTCACACTACACCAGCAGTTCCGTGTTACTCGCTGTAACAAGGAACAAGAGCACAGTGCAACGCCGCACCCACTACACTGCACCGCCGCCTGTGTCCTGACGGCCcggcacaccacaccaccacgccactaACGGCACCGCCACTACCAGCCACAGGCACCACGCGGCACAAATA contains these protein-coding regions:
- the LOC123512263 gene encoding palmitoyltransferase ZDHHC1-like, which codes for MGDGRPWWAGPRRVRRVHGLQLPLHPQQVLAWLVMVSFTSLMYGAVLPALHSRLALPLALVTGVVFVVHVFTHALALALDPADPQLRARKDRQQVPEFDRNVHSHVIENGRCHLCNITITSSRTKHCSACNKCVDVFDHHCKWLNHCVGRRNYRIFLACVLTAILACLLVMGTCLAEIVLYYFKKEYLSPWEEPRPQQATQRRSGAGDDDDDDASLTCSEGAPYCHFSIFGALVYDGAFIGLLSTLFSVALVAEVLLVHLAAFHAYIIFLGFTTYEYIRGHHLRGSNSAHSFSTYGRDGAAEREGAVCGWAVTRRAPNNQITPSSTTDTALLSTVSVDSLNTTTTAIRSPRSSAASTPGLSPTTPSEDARSPGVGKSPHHGQTSRLQPQQQGGRGVSNMVSPTNTAPRTPPARISSVPQLPQIQSVRSRAQMRSLSRTVSSAVSEFSVEEEGEVRAMPLPRPRPSRRRVRSSIAPHLSPIKECDQTVPSPPTVRAIREETSGTPSPAASPAHSPGRSPRASPGRVPHTPTKVSPLVGGADVTRRANGHSVISRVKMNGTAGDTNSYYGRTISLPSGNSGAAAGEGGPEGGSGVSQSPKSTAVTSQSCLARAAQPQNGEATHVELHM